From Borrelia sp. RT5S, the proteins below share one genomic window:
- a CDS encoding penicillin-binding protein 1A — MLLYLTYFITSFSIIMLSIAITGTINIQKDKHFGDSNPAIPSKLFDANGRIITQFISDENRELLSLKEMPDNLINTLLIREDTEFYSHRGFSLVGILRAAFNIALGRYFSGGSTLTQQLAKLLYTNQARRSVLRKLNEIWWAIQLEKKLSKYEILERYLNKVYFGNGNYGVVAAASFFFNKSVKDINTAEAVLMLIQLPNAKLYSPFYNPEFSKKIQKAVLNQVVANGIISPEIAEEEFNEYWENYDWTRMADTSAVSYKEDNAPYFSEYIRQRIVKHLPAGANIYKDGYSIYTTLDLDAQKCADEVTHGMILKARKMYNSTKLSETLTINSEIVPVIDTISDLLGIASTRVNGRQYKKLRTKKFYEDNIDLIASFAAVLGADLVDKATKEYTMRNRVNPNSVVQPEGAFIAIDTTTGAIKAMVGGSGYSKGSEFNRATQAKIQPGSAFKSLYFSAAIDLKKITPATMFSDSPVAFFNETGDVYAPENYGGKWRGSVLTRKVLALSLNIPSLRILDTLGFDDAISYSAKLLGIKDQTEINKTFPKVYPLALGVISTSPIQMTRAFAILGNNGREVEPYGIRHIEDRNGKIVANVESDILTEIKNKGANAQIVSPQAAYIMTDMMKSTIQYGTLANQRYTNLKDFNSDIAGKSGTTQNWADGWAIGYSPYITAALWVGFDKKGYSLGTAGTGTGLAGPSWGKFMAEYHKNLPKKVFTRPTGIINVAVQAETGLLPEGVPNEKIINEIFIEGTQPFKKSKYYENQSDFLNKMEFNVYGIDNIDSNDDLNIETHEFEYINYDFDKLNETDNKNQSNLSKDNNNHDNKMDSRETQDTTTNGGVDINELEEKHDSDVKENDGKEEDSIPFENENKDVNGENIQLD, encoded by the coding sequence ATGCTCCTTTATTTAACATACTTTATTACTAGCTTTTCTATTATTATGCTCTCAATTGCAATAACTGGGACCATTAATATACAGAAAGACAAGCACTTCGGAGACTCAAACCCTGCTATACCTTCAAAGCTTTTTGACGCTAACGGCAGAATAATCACACAATTTATATCCGATGAGAACAGGGAACTACTTTCTTTAAAGGAAATGCCTGACAATTTAATAAACACTTTGTTAATACGTGAAGACACTGAATTTTACTCTCACAGAGGGTTTTCCTTGGTGGGAATTCTGAGAGCTGCTTTCAATATTGCACTTGGTAGATATTTCTCAGGAGGAAGCACCCTAACACAACAGTTAGCAAAACTTCTCTATACTAATCAAGCAAGGAGATCTGTTTTAAGAAAACTAAATGAAATTTGGTGGGCTATACAACTTGAGAAAAAACTATCAAAATACGAAATACTTGAGAGATATTTAAATAAAGTCTATTTTGGAAACGGAAATTACGGAGTAGTAGCAGCTGCTTCTTTCTTCTTTAACAAAAGTGTTAAAGATATTAATACTGCAGAAGCTGTTTTAATGCTTATACAGTTACCAAATGCAAAACTCTATTCTCCATTCTACAATCCGGAATTCTCTAAAAAAATACAAAAGGCAGTATTAAATCAGGTTGTAGCCAATGGAATAATTAGTCCTGAGATAGCCGAAGAAGAGTTTAATGAGTATTGGGAAAACTACGATTGGACTCGTATGGCAGATACATCTGCTGTATCGTACAAGGAGGACAACGCCCCCTATTTTTCAGAATACATAAGGCAAAGAATCGTTAAACATCTTCCAGCTGGGGCAAACATATATAAAGATGGGTACTCAATTTATACAACGCTTGATCTTGATGCACAAAAGTGTGCAGATGAGGTCACCCATGGTATGATTTTGAAAGCTCGCAAAATGTACAACTCTACCAAATTGTCTGAGACATTAACAATTAACTCAGAAATAGTTCCTGTAATTGACACAATATCTGATTTGCTTGGTATAGCAAGTACGAGAGTAAATGGTAGGCAATACAAAAAGCTCAGAACAAAAAAATTTTATGAAGACAATATTGATTTAATTGCAAGCTTTGCGGCGGTCTTGGGCGCTGATTTAGTAGACAAAGCAACAAAAGAATACACAATGAGAAATAGAGTAAACCCAAACTCTGTCGTGCAGCCAGAAGGTGCATTCATAGCGATAGACACCACAACAGGGGCGATAAAGGCAATGGTTGGGGGAAGCGGATATAGCAAGGGAAGCGAATTTAATAGAGCAACCCAAGCAAAAATACAACCCGGAAGCGCATTTAAATCTTTGTACTTTTCAGCTGCCATTGATCTTAAAAAGATTACACCTGCTACAATGTTCTCAGATTCTCCTGTAGCTTTTTTTAATGAAACGGGAGACGTTTATGCTCCTGAAAATTACGGAGGGAAATGGAGAGGAAGCGTATTAACACGTAAAGTACTAGCTCTATCTCTAAACATCCCATCTCTTAGGATACTAGATACATTAGGATTTGATGATGCGATTAGTTACTCTGCCAAATTACTTGGAATAAAAGATCAAACCGAAATTAATAAAACATTTCCCAAAGTTTATCCTCTTGCGCTTGGTGTTATCTCAACATCTCCAATACAAATGACAAGAGCATTCGCAATTTTGGGCAACAATGGCAGGGAAGTGGAGCCGTACGGAATAAGGCACATTGAAGATAGGAATGGCAAAATAGTGGCAAATGTAGAATCCGATATCTTAACCGAAATAAAAAACAAGGGAGCTAATGCACAAATAGTATCTCCTCAAGCCGCGTATATCATGACAGACATGATGAAATCAACAATTCAATACGGAACTTTAGCAAACCAAAGATATACAAACCTTAAAGATTTCAATTCTGATATTGCAGGAAAATCGGGAACCACACAAAACTGGGCGGACGGATGGGCGATAGGTTACTCTCCTTATATAACAGCGGCCCTTTGGGTTGGTTTTGATAAGAAGGGATATTCACTGGGCACTGCCGGTACGGGAACAGGTCTTGCTGGCCCTAGCTGGGGCAAATTTATGGCAGAGTACCATAAAAATTTGCCTAAGAAAGTTTTCACAAGACCCACAGGAATAATAAATGTTGCTGTACAAGCAGAAACAGGTTTATTGCCGGAAGGGGTACCAAACGAAAAAATAATAAATGAAATATTCATAGAAGGGACTCAACCATTTAAGAAATCAAAATATTACGAAAACCAATCTGATTTTTTAAACAAGATGGAGTTTAATGTGTATGGAATCGATAATATTGACAGCAATGATGACTTAAATATTGAAACACACGAATTTGAGTATATAAACTACGATTTTGATAAGCTTAATGAAACAGACAATAAAAATCAAAGCAACTTAAGTAAAGACAATAATAATCATGATAACAAAATGGATTCTCGAGAGACACAGGACACAACAACAAATGGTGGGGTTGATATAAATGAGCTAGAAGAAAAACACGACTCGGATGTTAAAGAAAACGATGGGAAGGAAGAAGATTCTATTCCTTTCGAAAATGAAAACAAAGATGTAAATGGGGAAAATATTCAATTGGATTAG
- a CDS encoding ParB N-terminal domain-containing protein, which translates to MLIDLEQIKIKSRIRQGTGGDTTALKESIKKHGLLYPIIIDKNKNLVAGFRRYQVLKELGYKEVEVRVIPTEDKRVLLEIELDENNTRKALTRSEANVGEEYLRVYLEKNIIIKALKFIILKLKKFFKRVKTR; encoded by the coding sequence ATGTTAATAGATTTAGAACAAATAAAGATAAAAAGTAGGATCCGGCAAGGTACGGGAGGGGATACAACAGCTCTTAAAGAAAGCATAAAGAAACATGGCTTGCTTTATCCAATAATAATAGACAAGAACAAAAATTTAGTAGCGGGGTTTAGGAGATATCAAGTTTTAAAAGAGCTTGGTTATAAAGAAGTTGAGGTTAGGGTAATACCCACAGAAGATAAAAGAGTTCTGCTTGAAATTGAACTCGATGAAAATAATACTAGAAAAGCATTGACAAGAAGTGAGGCAAATGTTGGAGAAGAGTACCTGAGAGTTTACTTAGAAAAGAATATAATAATAAAAGCTTTAAAATTTATTATTTTAAAGCTAAAAAAATTTTTTAAAAGAGTAAAAACACGTTAA
- a CDS encoding purine-nucleoside phosphorylase, producing the protein MNFREVDERINRAYSSLKEISAFKPKTAIILGSGLSNLSTICEDGIEIPYKDIKEFPISTVDGHKGTLNINKDTAIFSGRFHYYEGYHPKEVIMPILLAKKIGAQNLIITNSSGAINSQFKINDLILINNHINLMGTNPLVGENDDNLGARFQELNSIYSNSNLMELTRSVYKSIFKEDIKEGVYLAVSGPCYETTAEINFFKTIGADLVGMSTIPEIIIAAYLKLNTVAISNVTNLASGMQKDPLNHEEVKLNSGKVSKEFEKLLRGIINKIGSN; encoded by the coding sequence ATGAATTTCAGAGAAGTTGATGAGAGAATAAATAGAGCATATTCTTCGCTTAAAGAAATATCAGCATTTAAACCCAAAACAGCAATAATACTTGGTTCTGGGCTTAGCAACTTAAGTACAATATGTGAAGATGGAATTGAAATCCCTTATAAGGATATAAAAGAATTTCCAATATCAACCGTAGACGGCCATAAGGGAACATTAAACATAAACAAAGATACAGCTATTTTTTCTGGAAGATTTCACTATTATGAAGGGTATCACCCTAAAGAAGTAATAATGCCCATACTGCTTGCAAAAAAAATTGGAGCTCAGAATTTAATCATCACAAATTCCTCTGGGGCAATCAATAGTCAATTTAAAATAAATGATCTTATTTTAATCAATAATCACATAAACCTTATGGGGACCAATCCCCTAGTAGGAGAAAATGACGATAACTTGGGTGCGAGATTTCAAGAATTGAACTCAATTTACAGTAATTCAAATTTAATGGAATTGACAAGAAGTGTTTATAAGAGTATTTTCAAAGAAGATATTAAAGAAGGTGTTTATCTTGCTGTCTCAGGTCCTTGCTATGAAACAACAGCCGAAATAAATTTTTTTAAAACAATAGGCGCAGATCTAGTTGGAATGTCAACCATCCCTGAAATAATTATTGCAGCATATCTTAAACTGAATACGGTAGCAATTTCAAATGTCACAAACCTAGCATCGGGCATGCAAAAGGACCCTTTAAATCACGAGGAGGTTAAATTAAACTCAGGAAAAGTGTCTAAGGAATTCGAAAAATTATTAAGAGGAATAATTAATAAAATTGGATCTAATTGA
- the plzA gene encoding c-di-GMP-binding receptor PlzA, whose translation MLLSRKIKDYESKYRGKEIKMSTEISSFLNIRNTVEMRVGSYVVYGVIYSVSMNSIKIIFQEDTVLPTLGKNKNTGNIQLKRFDDFEDNSFFIPPLSVRLANTSDYPSQERHYNLLTLDFLSPMPEEFAIKVGKLLDLKVGQNQRIHERIVVDKDSLRKLKLNSDRTFIEFNGMKHKCLIKDLSYGGALLISYFDYEEVEEKEIDLVLNFDIEDKEVLIKGKARNLSVIQTPNGKVLALGVAFYEEEIPLEYTMLIHDYFN comes from the coding sequence ATGCTTTTGTCTAGGAAAATAAAAGATTATGAGTCTAAGTATAGAGGCAAAGAAATTAAAATGAGTACCGAGATAAGCAGTTTTCTTAATATTAGAAATACTGTTGAGATGAGGGTCGGTAGCTATGTAGTGTATGGGGTTATTTATTCTGTTTCTATGAATAGTATTAAGATTATTTTTCAGGAAGATACAGTGTTGCCGACTTTAGGTAAAAACAAAAACACAGGGAATATTCAACTTAAAAGGTTTGATGATTTTGAAGATAATTCTTTTTTTATTCCACCTTTATCTGTCAGATTGGCAAATACATCTGATTATCCTTCGCAAGAGAGGCATTACAATTTACTAACTTTAGATTTTCTATCTCCTATGCCAGAGGAGTTTGCTATTAAGGTTGGTAAGCTTCTAGATTTAAAGGTTGGGCAGAATCAAAGAATACATGAGCGTATTGTTGTTGATAAGGATTCACTTAGAAAACTTAAGCTTAACTCGGATAGGACTTTTATTGAATTTAACGGGATGAAGCATAAGTGCCTAATTAAAGACTTATCCTATGGAGGGGCGTTATTGATTTCTTATTTTGATTATGAGGAAGTGGAGGAGAAGGAAATTGACTTGGTCTTGAATTTTGACATTGAAGATAAGGAGGTGCTTATTAAGGGAAAAGCAAGGAATTTAAGTGTTATTCAGACTCCCAATGGCAAAGTTTTGGCTTTAGGTGTTGCCTTTTACGAGGAGGAAATTCCTCTTGAGTATACTATGCTAATCCATGATTATTTTAATTAA
- a CDS encoding ATP-dependent DNA helicase, whose amino-acid sequence MDLIDYILKKIELNIKGFSKREPQLKMIEKVSRAFANENFLVIEAPTGTGKSLAYLISAIDFIQKTQEKVIISTASINLQEQLIKKDIKSLEKIIPFKIKFGLIKGMRNYLCIRRLEEFERSLLTYTVNKKNLESLFYWAKNTKTGDKDELNFIDEKIWEEVSASTETCSGMTCPDENKCFFKKARRKALECDIIITNHHLLLNDLYIRNEILIERENFEDVSEKEESEEELNLILPNIKNIIIDEAHYLEEAARSLFSQYFSKVLIKQLFSKIDKIIRKQNIRGVLRKKNFETATMLSFENIDYIIRTKENFPSVYRITNDTHESDFYVRIKTHLKDIVYNLENYRTAMMSIIQELENKTAKIELERLTKNIEGKETLVKNFLSKTKYDNLCFWIENKKNIITFKTSEINLGPGLNKIMHKRARRVIFTSATLLINQSFSYFLNQTGLNLSDKDIQIEKLPYSFSYKERSMLTVISDIETPDNEEKFLDQSMKCIKELVLINKGGALILLTSFKSLKYAEKTIKDFLLKNNINLFIQGDLPKHELIDSFKKSQKKSVLIGIKNFWEGIDIKGDKLTMVIMPKLPFQTPSDPILIAKNELAIKTGENFFTKETLPQAIMKFKQGFGRLIRDEADYGIIVCFDKRIFGKIYGKLFLQSLPDIEVHYSKLENVKLKIDTFFKKIEQNLNL is encoded by the coding sequence TTGGATCTAATTGATTACATACTAAAAAAAATTGAACTAAATATCAAAGGATTTTCAAAAAGAGAACCACAACTTAAAATGATAGAGAAAGTAAGTAGGGCCTTTGCGAATGAAAACTTTCTGGTTATTGAAGCACCAACGGGAACTGGCAAAAGCCTCGCTTATCTAATCTCTGCCATCGATTTCATTCAAAAGACACAAGAAAAGGTCATAATCTCAACAGCCTCCATTAATCTTCAAGAACAACTAATTAAGAAAGACATCAAATCCTTAGAGAAAATAATTCCTTTCAAAATAAAGTTTGGACTCATTAAAGGAATGAGAAACTATTTATGTATTCGTCGGCTTGAAGAATTTGAAAGAAGTCTATTAACATACACGGTTAACAAAAAAAATTTAGAATCACTATTTTATTGGGCAAAAAATACAAAAACTGGTGATAAAGATGAACTCAACTTTATTGATGAGAAAATATGGGAAGAAGTATCAGCTAGCACTGAAACATGTTCAGGCATGACTTGCCCTGATGAGAATAAATGTTTTTTCAAAAAAGCAAGGAGGAAAGCATTAGAATGTGATATTATCATCACCAACCACCATTTACTCCTAAATGATCTTTACATAAGAAACGAAATATTAATAGAAAGGGAAAATTTTGAAGATGTTTCTGAGAAAGAAGAATCAGAAGAAGAGCTTAACTTAATCTTGCCCAATATAAAAAACATAATAATTGATGAGGCCCATTATTTAGAAGAGGCTGCCAGATCCCTATTTAGTCAATATTTTTCAAAAGTTTTGATAAAACAACTTTTTTCAAAAATAGATAAAATAATTAGAAAGCAAAACATAAGGGGTGTGCTGCGCAAGAAAAATTTTGAAACTGCAACAATGCTAAGTTTTGAAAACATAGATTATATAATAAGAACAAAAGAAAATTTTCCTTCTGTTTACAGAATAACTAACGATACACATGAATCCGACTTTTACGTACGAATTAAAACGCATTTAAAGGACATCGTTTATAATCTAGAAAATTATCGAACAGCTATGATGTCGATAATACAAGAACTTGAAAATAAAACAGCAAAAATTGAACTTGAAAGGTTAACTAAAAATATAGAAGGAAAAGAGACATTGGTTAAAAATTTTCTATCCAAAACTAAATATGACAATCTTTGTTTTTGGATAGAAAATAAAAAGAATATAATCACATTCAAAACATCAGAGATTAATTTGGGTCCTGGGCTGAATAAAATTATGCATAAAAGAGCCAGAAGAGTAATTTTCACCTCAGCTACTTTGCTTATAAATCAATCATTTTCGTATTTTTTAAACCAAACGGGATTAAATTTGAGTGATAAAGACATACAAATAGAAAAGTTGCCTTATTCTTTCTCTTACAAAGAAAGATCAATGTTGACAGTTATATCTGACATTGAAACTCCCGATAATGAAGAAAAATTTTTAGATCAATCAATGAAATGCATTAAAGAACTTGTACTAATAAACAAGGGCGGAGCTTTAATTCTTTTAACATCATTTAAGAGCTTAAAATATGCAGAAAAAACAATTAAAGACTTTTTACTTAAAAATAATATAAATCTTTTCATACAGGGAGATTTACCAAAACATGAACTAATAGATTCCTTTAAAAAATCACAAAAAAAAAGCGTGCTCATAGGTATTAAGAATTTCTGGGAGGGAATCGACATTAAAGGAGACAAACTGACAATGGTAATAATGCCTAAACTTCCATTTCAAACCCCTTCAGATCCTATTTTAATAGCAAAGAACGAACTGGCTATCAAAACAGGAGAAAATTTTTTCACAAAAGAAACGTTACCGCAAGCAATAATGAAATTCAAGCAGGGATTTGGAAGACTAATCAGAGACGAAGCAGACTATGGAATCATAGTTTGCTTCGACAAAAGAATCTTCGGGAAAATCTATGGGAAACTTTTCCTGCAATCCCTACCCGATATCGAAGTACACTACTCAAAGCTTGAAAACGTAAAACTTAAAATAGATACATTTTTTAAAAAAATAGAACAAAATCTCAATCTATAG
- a CDS encoding septal ring lytic transglycosylase RlpA family protein — MRNFLNLGNFTFVFSLLFFVAVKLDSATVGLASWYGEAFHGKTTANGEKFDMTSLTAAHKELPFNTVVRVTNLLNNRTVVVRINDRGPFRKDRIIDLSKSAAEKLDFLGIGVAPVKIEVVEKLDEGKRAAENKNDDKTLGKLDSTKEGASSAILRSDKDVLVEKKENVIAEKLLDGSDAVPDFYIQVGSYKMKNYAERAYKTLRKVGLNVLINAHGPFFTVFIPTVADDVHKNVELIKSTGYRDVLVRKTRIPGESLTID, encoded by the coding sequence ATGAGAAATTTTCTTAATCTTGGCAACTTTACCTTTGTTTTTTCTCTATTGTTTTTTGTAGCTGTTAAGTTGGATAGTGCTACTGTTGGGCTTGCTTCTTGGTATGGGGAGGCTTTCCATGGCAAGACTACTGCTAATGGCGAAAAATTTGATATGACATCTCTTACCGCTGCGCATAAGGAGCTTCCGTTTAATACTGTTGTGAGAGTAACCAATTTGTTAAATAATAGAACTGTTGTTGTAAGGATTAATGATAGGGGACCGTTTAGGAAGGATAGGATAATTGATTTATCGAAATCGGCTGCTGAGAAACTAGACTTTTTAGGGATAGGTGTTGCTCCCGTGAAAATTGAGGTGGTGGAAAAACTGGATGAAGGGAAACGTGCAGCGGAAAATAAAAATGATGATAAAACTCTTGGCAAGCTAGATTCTACTAAAGAAGGTGCTTCTAGTGCTATTTTAAGATCGGATAAAGATGTTCTTGTGGAAAAAAAGGAGAATGTTATTGCTGAGAAGCTTTTAGATGGATCTGACGCGGTGCCAGATTTTTATATACAGGTTGGTTCCTATAAAATGAAGAATTATGCCGAGAGGGCTTACAAGACACTGAGAAAGGTTGGTTTGAATGTTTTAATAAATGCGCATGGGCCTTTTTTTACAGTTTTTATACCTACTGTTGCTGATGATGTACATAAAAACGTTGAACTTATTAAATCTACAGGATACAGGGATGTTTTGGTAAGAAAGACCAGGATTCCAGGGGAAAGTTTAACTATAGATTGA
- a CDS encoding glucose-6-phosphate isomerase, with product MLNYQNLNRLKNFQELSKIKPEILSKALTSDRIKKYDITVDDNFVNYNYATKQINETHLEIFQNLSDEAELIEKYREIVNGNNVNISENRKVLHHLTRGLLDAEVTELNENMREFFEGELKRIFEFAKQVQNASIKSVRGKPFKNVVQVGIGGSSLGPKALYTAIKNYARQKNLHLMKAYFISNVDPDEAEEVLSNIDLAETLFIVVSKSGSTLETASNMQFLIKKLKDSGIEEYRKQMIIITSKGSILTLEKGYLEYFFMHDSIGGRFSPTSAVGLALITLCFTEHVTKEILKGAHEVDRRALNKNVRDNAPLLAALISIYESNVLNYSSNCIIAYSKAMENFYLHLQQLEMESNGKSVNRFGEEISYKTVRIIWGGIGTDAQHSFFQMLHQGTETVPMDLIGFRESQLKQDVITEETSNSDKLRANLIAQIIAFSQGKEDKNKNKNFEGNRPSSLIYSKELTPYVVGAILAHYENKVMFEGFLLNINSFDQEGVQLGKVIATQILKKEDIKNEIIKSYEELLQ from the coding sequence GTGCTCAATTATCAAAATCTTAACAGGCTTAAAAATTTTCAGGAGTTATCAAAAATCAAACCCGAAATACTAAGTAAGGCTTTAACTTCAGATAGAATAAAGAAATACGATATCACAGTAGACGACAACTTTGTAAATTACAACTATGCTACAAAACAAATTAATGAAACTCATCTGGAAATATTTCAAAACTTAAGCGATGAAGCAGAACTAATAGAAAAATATAGAGAAATAGTTAATGGAAACAACGTTAATATCAGTGAGAACAGGAAAGTTTTACACCATTTAACAAGAGGTCTTTTGGATGCAGAAGTAACAGAACTTAATGAAAATATGAGAGAATTTTTCGAAGGAGAGCTTAAAAGAATTTTCGAATTTGCAAAACAGGTTCAAAATGCATCAATTAAAAGCGTGAGAGGCAAGCCATTTAAAAATGTGGTACAAGTTGGCATTGGTGGTTCAAGTCTTGGACCAAAAGCATTGTACACTGCGATTAAAAATTATGCTAGACAGAAAAATTTACATCTGATGAAGGCTTATTTTATTTCAAATGTTGATCCAGACGAAGCTGAAGAAGTTTTAAGTAACATAGATCTTGCTGAGACTCTGTTTATTGTAGTATCAAAAAGCGGATCTACACTAGAGACCGCATCTAATATGCAATTTTTAATTAAAAAATTAAAAGATAGCGGGATTGAAGAATACCGAAAACAAATGATAATCATCACCTCAAAGGGAAGCATACTAACGCTTGAAAAGGGATATCTTGAATACTTCTTTATGCACGATTCAATTGGTGGAAGATTTTCACCGACATCTGCTGTTGGCCTTGCCCTTATTACCCTTTGCTTTACAGAACATGTTACAAAAGAAATACTGAAAGGAGCTCACGAAGTTGATAGGAGAGCATTAAACAAAAATGTAAGAGATAACGCCCCTCTTCTGGCAGCCTTAATTAGTATATATGAAAGCAATGTACTAAATTACAGTAGTAACTGTATTATAGCATATTCGAAAGCAATGGAAAATTTTTATCTTCACCTACAACAGCTTGAAATGGAAAGTAATGGAAAGAGTGTAAACCGATTTGGAGAGGAAATAAGCTACAAAACGGTAAGGATAATTTGGGGGGGAATTGGGACAGACGCGCAACATTCATTCTTCCAAATGCTTCACCAAGGAACAGAAACAGTACCGATGGATTTAATTGGATTTCGTGAATCTCAACTGAAGCAAGATGTAATAACAGAGGAGACATCAAACAGCGACAAGTTAAGGGCAAATTTAATAGCCCAAATTATTGCATTCTCTCAGGGTAAAGAAGACAAGAACAAAAATAAAAACTTTGAAGGCAACAGACCTTCATCATTAATATATTCAAAAGAACTTACACCCTATGTAGTAGGCGCAATACTAGCTCACTATGAAAACAAAGTAATGTTTGAAGGATTTTTACTTAACATAAATTCATTTGACCAAGAAGGAGTTCAGCTTGGAAAAGTAATTGCAACTCAAATCTTAAAGAAAGAGGACATCAAGAACGAAATAATAAA
- a CDS encoding L-threonylcarbamoyladenylate synthase, with product MSNRLRILQKSRGHEAETMKTELIECDDIERAARLIKEGELVVFPTETVYGLGANAYNGAAVSMIFAVKMRPITNPLIVHVDSIERIRELAAYVPRSAERLMQRFTPGPMTFVLKNAGRVSRFVCGGLSSIAVRIPSHPVALSLIRTSGVPIAAPSANLSRRPSTTNFSMASKELNGLVRGIIKHGGCSSIGIESTVVSFTNTGDVLILRPGFITREAIQGALGYEFSVDYAAAEETAASPGNLLEHYRPRIPVYLFRRQDNIRKYFLDRATKILITKDTLNSYWFNKFRLVENMCVYDTLDEYAANLYKEFVASERAYKQIIAEYTHNHGLGYSINNRLSKASLHKFVSI from the coding sequence ATGAGCAACAGATTAAGGATTTTACAAAAGAGCAGAGGGCATGAAGCTGAGACAATGAAGACCGAGTTAATAGAATGTGATGATATAGAAAGAGCAGCACGACTTATAAAAGAAGGTGAGCTGGTGGTGTTTCCAACGGAAACAGTGTATGGGCTTGGAGCTAATGCATACAATGGTGCTGCTGTTAGTATGATCTTTGCAGTCAAGATGCGCCCCATTACCAACCCATTAATAGTGCATGTTGACTCAATAGAGAGGATAAGAGAGCTTGCAGCCTATGTTCCTCGGAGTGCAGAGCGCTTGATGCAAAGATTTACTCCAGGCCCCATGACATTTGTACTTAAGAATGCAGGGCGGGTGTCTAGATTTGTATGCGGTGGCCTTAGCAGCATTGCAGTAAGGATACCAAGCCATCCTGTAGCATTAAGCTTAATTAGGACAAGTGGTGTTCCAATAGCAGCCCCTTCTGCCAATCTGTCAAGACGCCCCAGCACTACCAATTTTTCTATGGCAAGCAAAGAGCTTAATGGACTAGTTAGAGGAATAATTAAGCATGGGGGGTGCTCAAGCATTGGAATAGAATCAACTGTTGTAAGCTTCACCAACACTGGGGATGTACTAATATTGCGTCCAGGTTTTATTACAAGAGAGGCAATACAGGGGGCTCTTGGGTACGAGTTTAGTGTAGATTATGCTGCAGCAGAAGAGACGGCCGCGTCTCCTGGTAATTTACTAGAGCACTACAGACCACGTATACCTGTTTATTTATTTAGGAGGCAAGATAACATAAGGAAATATTTTCTAGACAGGGCCACAAAAATACTTATTACAAAAGACACACTTAATTCATATTGGTTTAACAAGTTTAGGCTTGTAGAAAACATGTGCGTCTATGACACACTGGATGAGTATGCTGCTAACTTGTACAAAGAATTTGTCGCTTCTGAGAGAGCCTACAAACAAATAATTGCAGAGTACACACACAACCATGGGCTTGGCTACTCAATTAATAATAGACTTTCCAAAGCTAGCCTGCACAAATTCGTTTCTATTTAA